One segment of Pseudanabaena sp. FACHB-2040 DNA contains the following:
- a CDS encoding CHASE2 domain-containing protein yields the protein MAAQNRLRLGERLPGLATWKRSLLPGLTVLGLVVLARLLGLFQGLEWRALDTFLRLRPAEPLDERVLIVGIDDASIQQIGTYPVPDQTVTQLLQTLAQYQPRAIGLDIFRDFAVEPGHQNLLDTVEAMPHVFGIEKVLEPAVPPPPFLPPERVGFSDFIGDRDGFIRRSLLGTVDEVGEYHFSLALRLAEHYLAAEDVFLGNGIQDLAAMRLGETELTRFRANTGGYVGADAGGNQVLLNVRSGANPFRVVSYQDLMAGNVDPAWVRDRIVLIGITSLSTKDVVNSAAVVADNPGLVNGVELQAHAISQILSAVQEERPLLRVWPEGWEYLWIVLWGGAGMVLVRWLPKPSAYLPVIVLSGLGLLGGSFALLWLGGWWIPVVPTLVAFTLNGLVLPGFYLYDQTLRSRIDERQRVIDQTYDAIHNGPLQTLAQVLRQEDDERTWEQTLPKLHDLNRELRDIYNMLLKESQPQSNQLSLDSGQRPLDLQNPLHEVLYAVYTQTLERDFPHFKSIRVHVVKFEPMVTPRLTSDDKRALCRFLEEALCNVGKYAQGITRLTVTCLCTNGENLIRVQDNGQAVSAAPTDPPRIGGRGTQQAQQLARRLRGEFLRSPVSPKGMCCELRWPAAPPHRWKFLA from the coding sequence ATGGCTGCTCAGAATAGGCTCCGGCTTGGGGAGCGGCTGCCGGGGCTAGCGACCTGGAAAAGAAGCCTGCTGCCCGGCCTAACGGTGCTGGGGTTGGTGGTGCTGGCGCGGCTGCTGGGTCTGTTTCAAGGTCTGGAATGGCGGGCACTAGATACCTTTCTCAGGCTGCGGCCTGCCGAACCGCTAGATGAGCGGGTGCTGATTGTCGGTATCGACGATGCCTCTATTCAACAGATCGGCACCTACCCCGTGCCAGATCAGACAGTGACTCAACTGCTGCAAACGCTGGCTCAGTACCAGCCGAGAGCCATTGGTCTAGATATTTTTCGAGACTTTGCCGTAGAACCGGGCCACCAGAACCTGCTAGATACAGTTGAGGCAATGCCCCATGTCTTTGGCATTGAGAAGGTGCTAGAGCCAGCAGTGCCACCGCCGCCGTTTCTGCCGCCAGAGCGGGTGGGCTTTTCAGACTTTATTGGCGATCGGGACGGGTTTATTCGCCGCAGCCTGCTGGGGACAGTGGATGAGGTAGGCGAATACCACTTCTCTTTGGCGCTGCGCTTGGCGGAGCACTATCTGGCAGCAGAGGATGTGTTTCTGGGAAACGGCATTCAAGACCTGGCAGCAATGCGGCTGGGGGAGACAGAACTAACTCGCTTTCGGGCTAATACTGGCGGTTACGTGGGGGCCGATGCCGGGGGCAATCAGGTGCTGCTCAACGTGCGTAGCGGAGCCAATCCTTTTCGCGTGGTGTCGTATCAGGACTTGATGGCGGGGAATGTTGATCCGGCCTGGGTCCGGGATCGGATCGTGTTGATAGGCATTACCTCACTCAGCACCAAGGATGTGGTGAATTCAGCAGCGGTAGTGGCTGACAATCCTGGTCTAGTCAACGGGGTAGAGCTGCAGGCCCATGCCATTAGCCAGATCCTCAGTGCCGTACAGGAGGAACGGCCTCTCCTGCGGGTCTGGCCGGAGGGTTGGGAGTATTTATGGATTGTGCTTTGGGGGGGCGCAGGCATGGTGCTAGTGCGGTGGCTGCCGAAACCTTCTGCCTACTTGCCGGTGATTGTTTTGTCGGGGCTGGGGCTGTTGGGAGGGAGCTTTGCCTTGCTGTGGCTAGGCGGCTGGTGGATTCCGGTGGTGCCAACGCTGGTAGCGTTTACCCTTAATGGCCTGGTACTGCCTGGGTTTTATCTGTATGACCAGACGTTGCGATCGCGCATTGACGAGCGCCAGCGGGTCATCGACCAAACCTACGACGCCATTCATAACGGGCCACTGCAAACCTTGGCTCAAGTCCTGCGCCAGGAAGACGACGAGCGCACTTGGGAACAGACCCTACCCAAACTGCACGACCTCAATCGAGAGCTGCGCGACATCTACAACATGCTGTTAAAGGAATCGCAGCCCCAGAGCAACCAGCTCTCCCTTGACAGCGGCCAGCGCCCCCTCGATCTGCAAAACCCGCTCCACGAAGTGCTCTATGCTGTCTACACCCAAACCTTAGAGCGAGACTTTCCCCACTTCAAATCGATTCGCGTTCATGTGGTGAAATTTGAGCCAATGGTGACGCCTCGCCTCACCTCCGATGACAAACGTGCCCTCTGCCGCTTTTTAGAAGAAGCCCTCTGCAATGTCGGCAAATATGCTCAGGGAATTACCCGGCTCACCGTTACCTGCCTATGTACCAACGGCGAAAATCTGATTCGAGTACAGGACAACGGCCAGGCTGTCTCAGCGGCACCCACTGACCCTCCCCGCATCGGCGGTCGGGGCACTCAGCAGGCTCAACAGCTAGCGCGGCGATTGAGGGGAGAATTTTTGCGATCGCCTGTCTCGCCCAAGGGCATGTGCTGCGAGCTGCGATGGCCTGCCGCTCCGCCCCACCGCTGGAAATTTTTAGCGTAA
- a CDS encoding response regulator transcription factor: protein MPAPQTKTKIFVVDDHEAVLGGTVAALEKQYADADIRTARTAQEATESLALALPDLLVMDLSIPEKSGDTAQTETGIQMLRSLMQRYPELNIVVQSAHVKALVRLKPIIDTHQAGFTIADKNLPLREMLTKVDWAMQGLIYTPRDMRTGLEVKPEWLDVLHLAFQEGLQDKAIADRMNVSERTVRHYWTKVQDALDVYPESGKNIRIQTEIRAREEGLID, encoded by the coding sequence ATGCCAGCTCCTCAAACCAAAACCAAAATTTTCGTTGTCGATGATCACGAAGCAGTCCTCGGGGGGACGGTGGCTGCGCTAGAGAAGCAGTACGCCGACGCTGATATCCGCACCGCGCGCACTGCTCAGGAGGCCACGGAGTCTCTGGCCCTGGCGCTGCCCGATCTGCTGGTGATGGATCTGTCGATTCCTGAGAAGTCGGGAGATACCGCTCAGACAGAGACAGGCATTCAAATGTTGCGATCGCTCATGCAGCGCTACCCAGAATTGAACATTGTGGTGCAGAGTGCTCACGTCAAGGCGTTGGTGCGGCTGAAGCCGATCATCGATACCCACCAGGCCGGATTTACGATTGCCGATAAAAACTTGCCACTGCGGGAGATGCTGACCAAAGTGGACTGGGCAATGCAGGGTCTTATCTACACACCTAGGGACATGCGAACTGGGCTGGAAGTCAAGCCAGAGTGGCTAGATGTGCTGCATCTGGCCTTTCAGGAGGGGCTGCAGGACAAAGCGATCGCAGATCGCATGAACGTTTCTGAGCGTACTGTGCGCCACTACTGGACCAAGGTGCAAGATGCCCTAGACGTGTATCCTGAGTCGGGCAAAAATATCCGCATTCAGACCGAAATTCGAGCCCGCGAAGAAGGGCTGATTGACTAG
- a CDS encoding glycosyltransferase family 4 protein, whose product MRVTFVTGAYRPDRCGVADYTANLRSHLFKKGVASTVITTYAAAQTFQDPSVQGAVNRWNLANLLPLARKILATETDILHIQHAAGSFEFQRPIFLLPELLKRLGYRQPIVTTTHEYGWWEWQPRWLPAPALEFLKQWGQQRGWWDREDGFLLTNSAAIITTNDNIARIMGERLPRLCDRIYPIPIAANIEVAPVETQTARQHLRQSYGWPQASPVVAFFGFLHPVKGLETLLPAFQQVIETHDQARLLLIGGVETLALQGTDAQNYWDKLQQQITDLGLKDHVSCTGYIPAEDASRYLSGTDIGVLPFNPGVTLKSGSLLALLAHRLPTLITQSKETDPVLTTGEVVDRVPPRNSDSLAIALTQLLEDADARTRLSQSGYAFVQGFGWDAIAQQHLEIYEGLG is encoded by the coding sequence ATGCGAGTAACGTTCGTTACTGGAGCCTACCGACCTGACCGCTGCGGGGTGGCAGACTATACGGCTAACTTGCGATCGCACCTTTTCAAAAAGGGAGTTGCCTCTACAGTCATTACCACCTACGCCGCTGCCCAAACGTTCCAAGACCCCAGCGTGCAGGGTGCAGTCAATCGTTGGAATCTGGCTAACCTGCTACCCTTAGCCCGCAAGATTTTAGCCACCGAAACTGATATCCTCCACATTCAGCATGCGGCGGGCAGCTTTGAATTTCAGCGGCCCATTTTTCTGCTGCCGGAGTTGCTAAAACGATTGGGCTACCGACAGCCGATTGTCACCACCACCCACGAGTATGGCTGGTGGGAGTGGCAACCCCGCTGGCTGCCCGCCCCTGCCCTGGAATTCCTCAAGCAGTGGGGCCAGCAGCGAGGCTGGTGGGATCGGGAAGATGGCTTTCTGCTGACCAACAGCGCCGCCATCATCACTACCAACGACAACATTGCCCGCATCATGGGCGAACGGTTGCCAAGGCTGTGCGATCGCATCTACCCCATTCCCATTGCTGCCAATATTGAAGTTGCCCCAGTCGAAACTCAGACTGCAAGGCAACACCTGCGGCAGTCCTATGGCTGGCCCCAAGCATCGCCCGTCGTCGCCTTTTTCGGCTTTCTGCACCCAGTTAAAGGGTTAGAAACCCTACTGCCGGCCTTTCAGCAGGTGATCGAAACCCACGACCAGGCTCGGCTGCTGTTAATCGGCGGCGTCGAAACCCTGGCACTACAAGGAACAGATGCCCAGAACTATTGGGACAAGCTACAGCAGCAAATTACAGACCTTGGCCTCAAGGACCACGTCTCCTGCACAGGCTACATTCCTGCCGAAGACGCTTCTCGCTACCTGTCAGGAACCGACATCGGCGTTTTACCGTTTAACCCTGGGGTAACCCTCAAGAGCGGCTCTCTGCTGGCCCTGCTAGCCCATCGGCTGCCTACCCTCATTACCCAATCCAAAGAAACTGACCCTGTCCTCACTACCGGAGAAGTTGTAGACCGGGTGCCGCCACGTAACTCAGACAGCCTAGCGATAGCCCTAACCCAACTGCTGGAGGACGCCGATGCTAGAACCCGCTTGAGTCAAAGCGGATATGCGTTTGTGCAAGGGTTTGGTTGGGATGCGATCGCGCAGCAGCATTTGGAGATTTATGAGGGCTTGGGGTAG
- a CDS encoding polysaccharide pyruvyl transferase family protein has translation MATRLLTTFQTRVKQANQLLFCDRTAKQLNSPMAYLQPQPIAGYIGFLGHQNLGDEILFDAFKKLFPALQLLAYDGAVDRVHNPPFSYYPAELALYRRVVKPGPFYDLVFLGGGTLINRRHYLSRLGHAVQQYRCAVFGTGVADPMFWHEQDRSEDFLQQIKQWIPVLKDVAVVKVRGPHSAQILASYGLPRPEFIGDPALSMCRPRITPHRRTGTIGLNVGSHGTLWGDQERVYQIVTALVQQLIDRGWRVELLPFDPGDLKISRFIAQQFKPTLVSLWPHFYQAKLTLERIQSYDLVIGQRLHSIVLACGCGVPFVALKYAPKCDDFLSSVDCLEFAAKTDALDLDHLLSLVSQIDRNYDARCQHLTAVGNRYRTLQQQTAQALMEGSL, from the coding sequence TTGGCCACTCGTCTACTTACAACTTTTCAGACAAGAGTAAAGCAGGCCAATCAGCTGCTGTTTTGCGATCGCACCGCCAAACAGCTCAACTCACCAATGGCCTACCTTCAGCCTCAGCCAATCGCTGGCTACATTGGGTTTTTGGGGCACCAAAACTTGGGGGATGAAATCCTGTTCGATGCCTTCAAGAAGCTTTTTCCGGCCCTGCAACTTTTGGCCTACGACGGAGCTGTTGATCGGGTGCATAACCCTCCTTTCAGCTATTATCCGGCTGAGCTGGCTCTCTACCGCCGCGTCGTCAAACCAGGGCCTTTTTACGACCTGGTTTTTTTAGGCGGAGGTACGCTCATCAACCGCCGCCATTATCTCAGCCGTTTGGGCCATGCTGTGCAGCAGTACCGTTGCGCGGTCTTTGGTACAGGCGTAGCCGACCCTATGTTTTGGCATGAGCAGGACCGCAGCGAAGACTTTTTGCAGCAGATCAAGCAGTGGATACCTGTCTTAAAAGATGTGGCTGTGGTGAAAGTGCGCGGTCCCCACTCAGCTCAGATTTTGGCTAGCTATGGGCTGCCTCGGCCTGAGTTCATTGGCGATCCGGCTCTGTCAATGTGCCGTCCCCGAATTACGCCTCACAGGCGCACTGGCACAATCGGTCTCAACGTAGGCAGTCACGGTACCCTCTGGGGTGATCAGGAACGCGTTTATCAAATCGTCACCGCACTGGTGCAGCAACTAATCGATAGAGGCTGGCGAGTTGAGCTGCTGCCGTTTGATCCGGGCGACCTTAAAATCAGCCGATTCATTGCTCAGCAATTTAAGCCGACTCTAGTGTCTCTCTGGCCCCATTTCTACCAGGCGAAATTGACCTTGGAACGGATTCAAAGCTATGACCTAGTGATTGGGCAGCGGCTCCATTCTATTGTGTTGGCCTGTGGTTGTGGGGTGCCGTTTGTGGCGTTAAAGTATGCGCCTAAGTGTGATGACTTTTTGTCATCAGTTGACTGTCTAGAATTTGCGGCCAAAACAGATGCGCTCGATCTCGATCACCTGCTGTCTCTGGTCAGCCAAATTGACAGGAACTACGACGCTCGCTGCCAGCATTTGACGGCTGTGGGTAATCGCTACCGCACCCTGCAACAGCAAACAGCACAGGCTCTTATGGAGGGAAGTTTGTGA
- a CDS encoding DUF2997 domain-containing protein produces METLEFIIYPDGRVKEMVTGIVGASCMEVTAAIEEQLGHVVSQQMTSDYYTQPVTQAVSEQTQAQVSYSEW; encoded by the coding sequence ATGGAAACACTTGAGTTCATCATTTATCCTGACGGACGGGTTAAGGAAATGGTGACGGGCATTGTTGGAGCTTCCTGCATGGAGGTTACTGCTGCTATCGAAGAGCAGCTCGGTCATGTAGTTTCTCAGCAGATGACGTCTGACTATTACACTCAACCTGTAACTCAAGCGGTTTCCGAGCAGACCCAGGCTCAGGTTTCTTACAGCGAGTGGTAA
- a CDS encoding DUF1257 domain-containing protein produces the protein MSHFSQIKTKIRNIESLQAALTDLGTDWKSGPVEVRGYQGQTQVADVVIEQENGYDIGFRRNSDTQDYELVADLQYWKQPLTVDGFLNQITQRYAFHTVLNESTRQGFQVAEQQVNQDGSIRLVVQRWNG, from the coding sequence ATGTCACACTTTAGCCAGATTAAGACCAAAATTCGTAACATCGAGTCTCTGCAAGCCGCTCTAACCGATCTGGGCACTGACTGGAAGTCTGGCCCAGTAGAGGTACGTGGTTATCAGGGACAAACTCAGGTAGCTGACGTTGTCATCGAGCAGGAAAACGGTTACGACATTGGCTTCCGCCGCAACAGCGACACCCAAGACTATGAATTAGTTGCTGACCTGCAGTACTGGAAGCAGCCGCTGACCGTAGACGGGTTTCTCAACCAGATAACTCAGCGCTACGCCTTCCACACTGTGCTCAATGAGTCTACCCGGCAAGGTTTCCAGGTAGCCGAGCAGCAGGTCAATCAAGACGGCTCCATCCGCCTGGTAGTTCAGCGCTGGAACGGCTAA
- a CDS encoding ferredoxin: MDAPFDPQSFAPEAFSSEDLGDQPTGLEPELGGFLREQEDRTGFEPELGGVLRQKGVYVDEITCIGCKHCAHIARNTFYMEQEHGRSRVYNQDGDPEEVIQEAIDTCPVDCIHWLDYTELKNLEEERRFQIIPVAGFPVDKAMIVARQRRARNRKKKTGEN; the protein is encoded by the coding sequence ATGGACGCACCGTTTGACCCCCAATCATTTGCCCCAGAAGCCTTTAGTTCTGAAGACCTAGGCGATCAGCCAACCGGGTTAGAGCCTGAGTTGGGCGGCTTCTTGCGGGAACAGGAAGATCGCACCGGCTTTGAGCCTGAACTAGGCGGGGTATTACGCCAGAAGGGCGTCTACGTGGATGAGATTACCTGCATCGGCTGTAAACACTGCGCCCACATTGCCCGCAACACCTTCTACATGGAGCAAGAGCACGGTCGCTCTCGCGTCTACAACCAGGACGGCGACCCTGAAGAGGTGATTCAAGAAGCGATCGACACCTGCCCAGTAGACTGCATCCACTGGCTTGACTACACCGAACTTAAGAATCTAGAAGAGGAACGCCGCTTCCAGATAATTCCAGTGGCGGGTTTTCCGGTAGACAAGGCGATGATTGTAGCTCGCCAGCGGAGAGCAAGGAACCGCAAGAAGAAGACTGGCGAGAATTGA
- a CDS encoding S9 family peptidase, which produces METATLNPATAQQPPLIPREVLFGNPERTQPQLSPDGAYLAYIAPNEQNVLQVWLRTVGQEDDRPLTADRKRGIRAYFWAYDGRHLIYLQDADGDENFHCYSVDIQSQAVRDLTPFQGVKAQPIELDPAFPDQFLVGLNLRNPQVFDVHRVNLTTGAVEIDTENPGSVLGWTVDAEFKVRAAIAATPEAGSALLYRETVDQDWQTLREWGPEEAGSSVGFSVDGRTLYLTASHDANAERLLALDLVSREETVIAEDAQYDVGGVVTHPTQHTLQAVAFYRERLEWQVLDPEIAEDFDAIAAIRTGEFGIVSRTLADDRWLVSYATDDGPVYYYTYDRASRTSTLLFSNKPALEDLPLAPMQPIQYTSRDGLTLHGYLTKPVESTTPLPTVLLVHGGPWARDRWGFSPLVQWLANRGYAVLQINFRGSTGYGKAFLNAGNREWAAKMHDDLIDGVNWLVEQGIADPAKIAIMGGSYGGYAALVGLTFTPEVFAAGVDIVGPSNILTLLNSIPPYWEAMRAQMYHRIGNIETEEDFLKSRSPLFKIDQIQKPLLIAQGANDPRVKQAESDQIVSAMREAGKPVEYVLYTDEGHGFARPANQLHFYAIAEAFLQKHLGGQCEPATDIAGHSGVLN; this is translated from the coding sequence ATGGAAACTGCAACGCTGAATCCAGCAACGGCCCAACAGCCGCCTCTAATTCCCCGAGAAGTGCTCTTTGGCAATCCGGAGCGCACTCAACCCCAACTCTCACCTGATGGAGCCTACTTAGCCTACATTGCCCCCAACGAACAAAACGTGCTGCAGGTGTGGCTGCGAACGGTGGGTCAGGAAGATGACCGACCCCTGACAGCAGACCGCAAGCGAGGTATTCGAGCTTACTTTTGGGCCTACGACGGCAGGCACCTGATCTACTTACAGGATGCCGATGGCGACGAAAACTTCCACTGCTACTCAGTGGACATTCAGTCCCAGGCGGTGCGGGATCTAACGCCGTTTCAGGGGGTCAAAGCCCAGCCGATTGAGCTAGATCCAGCCTTTCCCGATCAGTTCTTGGTGGGATTAAACCTAAGAAATCCTCAGGTTTTTGACGTGCATCGGGTCAACCTGACGACTGGGGCAGTGGAGATCGACACCGAGAACCCGGGAAGTGTCTTGGGCTGGACAGTTGACGCTGAGTTTAAGGTCAGAGCTGCGATCGCAGCCACCCCCGAGGCGGGTTCTGCCCTGCTCTACCGAGAAACCGTAGACCAAGACTGGCAGACCCTACGCGAATGGGGGCCAGAGGAGGCGGGCAGTAGCGTAGGCTTTTCGGTCGATGGCCGCACGCTCTACCTCACAGCTAGTCACGATGCCAATGCCGAGCGGCTGCTGGCGCTAGATCTCGTTAGCCGAGAAGAAACGGTAATTGCTGAAGATGCCCAGTACGACGTGGGCGGCGTGGTGACTCACCCGACTCAGCACACGCTGCAGGCAGTGGCCTTTTACCGGGAGCGGCTGGAATGGCAAGTGCTAGATCCGGAGATTGCAGAAGACTTTGATGCGATCGCAGCTATCCGCACCGGAGAGTTTGGCATTGTTAGCCGTACCCTGGCCGACGACCGCTGGCTAGTGTCTTACGCCACCGACGATGGCCCCGTTTACTACTACACCTACGACAGAGCCAGCCGCACCAGCACCCTCCTGTTCAGCAACAAGCCTGCTCTAGAAGATTTGCCTCTAGCCCCGATGCAGCCCATTCAGTACACCTCGCGAGACGGCCTCACTCTGCACGGCTACCTCACGAAGCCTGTAGAGAGTACAACTCCGCTGCCTACGGTATTGCTAGTGCATGGCGGCCCTTGGGCTCGCGACCGCTGGGGCTTTAGCCCACTGGTACAGTGGCTAGCTAACCGGGGCTATGCCGTGCTACAGATCAACTTTCGCGGCTCCACCGGCTACGGCAAAGCCTTTCTCAATGCGGGCAACCGGGAATGGGCCGCCAAAATGCACGATGACCTGATTGATGGGGTCAACTGGCTAGTAGAGCAGGGCATTGCTGACCCGGCCAAAATTGCCATCATGGGCGGCTCTTATGGGGGATATGCCGCGCTGGTCGGGCTGACCTTTACACCGGAGGTGTTCGCTGCAGGCGTGGATATCGTCGGCCCCAGCAACATCCTCACCCTGCTCAACAGCATTCCGCCTTACTGGGAAGCAATGCGGGCGCAGATGTATCACCGCATCGGCAATATCGAAACCGAAGAAGACTTCCTTAAGTCCAGATCGCCCCTGTTCAAGATCGACCAGATCCAAAAGCCGCTGCTGATTGCCCAAGGAGCTAACGACCCCAGGGTAAAACAGGCAGAAAGCGACCAGATCGTATCAGCCATGCGCGAGGCGGGCAAGCCGGTTGAGTACGTGCTCTACACCGACGAGGGCCACGGGTTCGCCCGACCGGCCAATCAGCTGCATTTCTATGCGATCGCAGAGGCCTTCCTGCAAAAACACCTGGGCGGACAATGCGAACCCGCCACTGACATTGCCGGACATTCTGGCGTACTGAATTAA
- a CDS encoding sugar-binding domain-containing protein translates to MKLLGRPLENDPLSESSTIARFRQLETGYPRPQFQRANWLNLNGPWRFAYDDAGQWLQPADVDTWTHTIEVPFAPESQRSGIGDQGFHPNCWYERDFDLDQPPLAIQPERVLLHFGAVDYCARVWVNDQFVGEHQGGHTPFKLDITSVLSAEGPQKVTVWAQDDPHDLAKPRGKQDWQLEAHSIWYPRTTGIWQTVWVERVAETYLEKICWAPHFERWEIGFEAFVAGGQNQDLQIKVRLMVGDRLLANDLYEVVNNEIHRRIALSDPGIDDYRNALLWSPEKPTLIDAQVQLWRNGQLLDEVKSYTAMRTVGVQRDRFMLNGHPYYLRLVLDQGYWADTMLTPPSDEALCQDVELIKRMGFNGVRKHQKIEDPRFLYWADVMGLLVWEEMPSAYRFTPKAVERITREWTEAIERDSSHPCIVAWVPFNESWGVPNLTETPAHRYYVQALYYLTKTLDPTRPVIGNDGWESTTTDILAIHDYDNNPLSLAKRYGPEVKLADLFQTQRPGGRVLTLDGYSHQGQPIMLTEFGGIAFTRPDDEAASNTWGYARSGDASDFQHRYGCLLAAVNRVEIFSGFCYTQLTDTYQEANGLLYIDRTPKIPLDAIASATHGRAIPTESTAPQTGLPPWVDPGFPRPVEQCGGC, encoded by the coding sequence ATGAAATTACTTGGTAGACCTCTCGAGAACGACCCTCTCTCTGAATCCAGCACGATTGCCCGGTTTCGCCAGCTCGAAACGGGCTACCCCCGGCCCCAGTTTCAACGAGCCAATTGGCTTAATCTGAATGGTCCTTGGCGGTTTGCCTATGATGATGCAGGGCAGTGGTTACAGCCTGCAGATGTCGATACCTGGACCCACACGATTGAAGTGCCCTTTGCCCCCGAGTCGCAGCGCAGCGGCATCGGCGATCAGGGGTTTCATCCCAACTGCTGGTACGAGCGGGATTTTGATCTAGATCAGCCCCCGCTAGCGATCCAGCCTGAAAGAGTTTTGCTGCACTTTGGCGCGGTCGATTACTGCGCTCGGGTGTGGGTCAATGACCAGTTTGTGGGAGAGCACCAGGGGGGGCACACGCCCTTTAAGCTAGACATTACCTCGGTTTTGTCTGCTGAGGGGCCGCAAAAGGTTACCGTGTGGGCTCAAGATGACCCTCACGATCTAGCTAAGCCTCGGGGCAAACAAGACTGGCAGCTAGAGGCCCACAGTATTTGGTACCCTCGCACCACTGGCATTTGGCAAACCGTTTGGGTGGAGCGGGTAGCTGAGACCTATCTAGAGAAAATCTGCTGGGCTCCTCACTTTGAGCGCTGGGAGATTGGCTTTGAAGCCTTTGTCGCAGGCGGGCAGAACCAAGATCTACAGATTAAGGTACGGCTGATGGTGGGCGACCGGCTGCTCGCCAACGACCTCTATGAGGTGGTCAACAATGAGATTCATCGCCGCATTGCGCTCTCCGACCCCGGTATTGACGACTACCGCAACGCGCTGCTCTGGAGCCCCGAAAAGCCGACTCTGATTGATGCTCAGGTGCAGCTTTGGCGCAACGGCCAGCTGCTAGATGAGGTGAAGTCTTACACCGCCATGCGAACCGTCGGCGTGCAGCGCGATCGCTTCATGCTCAACGGCCATCCCTACTATCTGCGGCTGGTGCTGGATCAGGGCTATTGGGCCGACACTATGCTGACGCCACCCTCTGACGAGGCGCTGTGCCAGGATGTAGAGCTAATTAAGCGAATGGGCTTTAATGGGGTGCGCAAACACCAAAAAATTGAAGACCCACGCTTCCTCTATTGGGCCGACGTTATGGGCCTGCTGGTTTGGGAGGAAATGCCCAGCGCCTACCGCTTTACCCCCAAAGCTGTAGAGCGGATTACCCGGGAATGGACAGAGGCGATTGAGCGTGACTCTAGCCATCCCTGCATTGTGGCTTGGGTGCCGTTTAACGAGTCTTGGGGTGTGCCAAACTTGACCGAAACGCCCGCCCATCGCTACTACGTCCAGGCGCTTTATTACCTGACCAAAACCCTCGATCCTACCCGTCCGGTGATTGGCAATGATGGTTGGGAAAGCACCACGACCGATATCTTGGCAATTCACGACTACGACAACAACCCACTCAGCTTGGCCAAGCGCTATGGCCCAGAAGTGAAGCTGGCTGACCTGTTTCAGACCCAGCGTCCGGGGGGGCGGGTCTTAACTCTAGACGGCTATTCCCACCAAGGGCAGCCGATTATGCTGACTGAGTTTGGCGGCATTGCCTTTACCCGCCCAGACGATGAGGCAGCCAGTAACACCTGGGGCTATGCTCGCTCTGGCGATGCCTCTGATTTTCAGCATCGCTATGGGTGCCTGCTGGCAGCGGTTAACCGGGTCGAGATATTTAGTGGCTTCTGCTATACCCAGTTGACCGACACCTACCAGGAGGCCAACGGCCTGCTCTATATCGACCGCACGCCGAAGATACCGCTGGATGCGATCGCATCTGCCACCCACGGCCGAGCTATTCCAACCGAATCAACGGCACCGCAGACCGGTCTACCTCCGTGGGTTGATCCAGGGTTTCCCCGCCCGGTAGAGCAGTGTGGGGGCTGCTGA
- a CDS encoding signal peptidase I, which translates to MQPEIVIGNAQREGNLRKGWFVGHFMPSESGPCSTSEVEVKWGVHAAGEGRSEWGVNPQATTLSILISGRFRLQFPQQEVVLAEPGDYALWLPGVGHTWLAEADSTIVSIRYPSVPS; encoded by the coding sequence ATGCAGCCAGAGATCGTCATTGGCAATGCTCAGCGGGAAGGCAACCTGCGAAAGGGCTGGTTTGTCGGTCATTTTATGCCATCGGAGAGCGGCCCCTGCTCCACTTCTGAGGTAGAGGTCAAGTGGGGAGTTCATGCAGCCGGGGAAGGTAGATCAGAATGGGGCGTCAATCCCCAGGCAACGACGCTTTCAATTTTGATTAGCGGGCGGTTTCGACTGCAGTTTCCCCAACAGGAAGTGGTGCTGGCAGAACCAGGCGATTATGCGCTCTGGCTTCCGGGTGTGGGGCATACATGGTTAGCCGAAGCGGACTCGACAATTGTATCGATCCGCTATCCTTCTGTACCGAGTTAA